In Rosa chinensis cultivar Old Blush chromosome 1, RchiOBHm-V2, whole genome shotgun sequence, a genomic segment contains:
- the LOC112182565 gene encoding uncharacterized protein LOC112182565 isoform X2, giving the protein MDGLAKKTENGKTSIDVGKLKSTKHDCHYSPTSDQTLRSKSDSQLGYQKTATQTELFGSVSQELTIMDEPDKWCIYRVPSKLRNVNEAAYTPQLLSIGLFHHGKPELEDMETHKKMYTENFYLRSWKSKDDLKRFIRDRKEKILRCYAGTIKIPIEKDPVEIILVDACFIIELLLLNSITKNHENDYILRSPWLRKAVEQELILFENQLPYSLLEDLYEFAQPVRLHYQSRKGPQAQEQPQEYSTGDQDSPRDSLEIVIHDAKPVHNNFLELASKFFKDHNEGKVITSGVKPKHFTDLVRHFMCSEHKQWKRTTIKNVYNMKKLAAAGVNFEPIKEDARLFIERDKEAASKFCVPEGDVCL; this is encoded by the exons ATGGATGGATTGGCAAAGAAGACAGAGAATGGAAAGACGTCCATAGATGTGGGGAAGTTGAAGAGTACTAAACATGACTGCCACTATTCTCCCACCAGTGATCAAACTTTGCG TTCAAAGTCGGATTCACAGCTGGGTTATCAGAAAACTGCGACTCAAACGGAATTATTTGGCTCAGTATCGCAGGAACTTACAATAATGGATGAACCGGACAAGTGGTGTATCTACAGGGTTCCTAGCAAACTCCGCAATGTAAATGAAGCAGCATACACTCCTCAGTTACTTTCCATCGGACTCTTCCACCATGGAAAACCAGAACTGGAGGACATGGAAACCCATAAGAAAATGTATACCGAGAATTTCTACTTGCGTTCTTGGAAAAGTAAGGATGATCTAAAAAGGTTCATCAGGGACCGTAAGGAAAAAATTCTGCGGTGTTATGCAGGGACTATCAAGATTCCCATCGAAAAGGATCCTGTGGAGATAATTTTAGTTGATGCCTGCTTCATCATTGAGCTCCTTTTGCTGAACTCCATAACAAAGAATCATGAAAATGATTACATATTAAGATCACCATGGCTGAGGAAAGCTGTTGAGCAGGAACTGATACTTTTCGAAAATCAGCTTCCTTATTCTCTTCTTGAGGACCTATATGAATTTGCTCAGCCCGTCCGTTTACATTACCAATCTCGCAAAGGACCACAAGCACAAGAACAGCCCCAGGAATACAGCACAGGTGATCAAGACAGTCCCCGTGATTCTTTAGAGATTGTCATCCATGATGCTAAACCAGTTCATAATAATTTTTTGGAGCTTGCCAGCAAGTTCTTCAAAGATCATAATGAGGGAAAGGTCATCACTAGTGGCGTAAAACCGAAACACTTCACGGATCTGGTAAGACATTTTATGTGTTCAGAACATAAGCAATGGAAACGTACTACCATAAAAAATGTTTACAATATGAAGAAGCTGGCGGCAGCAGGAGTGAACTTTGAACCAATAAAAGAAGATGCACGCCTTTTCATTGAACGAGATAAGGAAGCTGCTAGTAAAT TTTGTGTACCCGAAGGAGACGTATGTCTGTAA
- the LOC112182565 gene encoding UPF0481 protein At3g47200 isoform X1: MDGLAKKTENGKTSIDVGKLKSTKHDCHYSPTSDQTLRSKSDSQLGYQKTATQTELFGSVSQELTIMDEPDKWCIYRVPSKLRNVNEAAYTPQLLSIGLFHHGKPELEDMETHKKMYTENFYLRSWKSKDDLKRFIRDRKEKILRCYAGTIKIPIEKDPVEIILVDACFIIELLLLNSITKNHENDYILRSPWLRKAVEQELILFENQLPYSLLEDLYEFAQPVRLHYQSRKGPQAQEQPQEYSTGDQDSPRDSLEIVIHDAKPVHNNFLELASKFFKDHNEGKVITSGVKPKHFTDLVRHFMCSEHKQWKRTTIKNVYNMKKLAAAGVNFEPIKEDARLFIERDKEAASKCKLNFTCFNNMNLKLTELRVKDDTECIVRNVMALEQFVYPKETYVCNYFLLMDQLVDTVEDVDFLVARKVIVNMLGSNEAAANMINGLCDHIMEESSCYVDICEDLNKHYESSWNRHIATLKRVYFKDLWTASSTILGSAVLVFSIIGSIQSFKSF, translated from the exons ATGGATGGATTGGCAAAGAAGACAGAGAATGGAAAGACGTCCATAGATGTGGGGAAGTTGAAGAGTACTAAACATGACTGCCACTATTCTCCCACCAGTGATCAAACTTTGCG TTCAAAGTCGGATTCACAGCTGGGTTATCAGAAAACTGCGACTCAAACGGAATTATTTGGCTCAGTATCGCAGGAACTTACAATAATGGATGAACCGGACAAGTGGTGTATCTACAGGGTTCCTAGCAAACTCCGCAATGTAAATGAAGCAGCATACACTCCTCAGTTACTTTCCATCGGACTCTTCCACCATGGAAAACCAGAACTGGAGGACATGGAAACCCATAAGAAAATGTATACCGAGAATTTCTACTTGCGTTCTTGGAAAAGTAAGGATGATCTAAAAAGGTTCATCAGGGACCGTAAGGAAAAAATTCTGCGGTGTTATGCAGGGACTATCAAGATTCCCATCGAAAAGGATCCTGTGGAGATAATTTTAGTTGATGCCTGCTTCATCATTGAGCTCCTTTTGCTGAACTCCATAACAAAGAATCATGAAAATGATTACATATTAAGATCACCATGGCTGAGGAAAGCTGTTGAGCAGGAACTGATACTTTTCGAAAATCAGCTTCCTTATTCTCTTCTTGAGGACCTATATGAATTTGCTCAGCCCGTCCGTTTACATTACCAATCTCGCAAAGGACCACAAGCACAAGAACAGCCCCAGGAATACAGCACAGGTGATCAAGACAGTCCCCGTGATTCTTTAGAGATTGTCATCCATGATGCTAAACCAGTTCATAATAATTTTTTGGAGCTTGCCAGCAAGTTCTTCAAAGATCATAATGAGGGAAAGGTCATCACTAGTGGCGTAAAACCGAAACACTTCACGGATCTGGTAAGACATTTTATGTGTTCAGAACATAAGCAATGGAAACGTACTACCATAAAAAATGTTTACAATATGAAGAAGCTGGCGGCAGCAGGAGTGAACTTTGAACCAATAAAAGAAGATGCACGCCTTTTCATTGAACGAGATAAGGAAGCTGCTAGTAAATGTAAGTTGAACTTTACATGTTTTAATAATATGAACCTGAAGCTCACAGAATTACGTGTAAAGGATGACACAGAATGTATTGTTCGAAATGTTATGGCCTTGGAGCAGTTTGTGTACCCGAAGGAGACGTATGTCTGTAATTACTTTCTGCTAATGGATCAGCTTGTGGACACTGTGGAAGATGTCGATTTTTTGGTTGCCAGAAAAGTTATCGTTAACATGCTAGGCAGCAATGAAGCAGCGGCAAATATGATTAATGGACTTTGTGATCATATCATGGAAGAAAGCTCCTGCTATGTTGACATCTGTGAGGACCTTAACAAGCACTACGAGAGTTCTTGGAACCGTCATATTGCAACCCTGAAAAGAGTTTATTTCAAGGATCTTTGGACAGCCAGTTCAACTATACTCGGATCTGCTGTCCTGGTTTTCTCAATCATTGGATCCATTCAATCATTCAAAAGCTTTTAG